The following coding sequences are from one Humulus lupulus chromosome X, drHumLupu1.1, whole genome shotgun sequence window:
- the LOC133807191 gene encoding RNA polymerase sigma factor sigC: protein MGLGFGFRLNLKWGFPLHSRFHSNSTFKHISASPVSVKEASFNTARLSFLSVTSEESETIGKDSLTAYAFSPSSPQILEDDLSKMEEMKMPAKENINAYKASNFGLLMQNLGVLEESFSDSDVLRLEKKILMHLSKLGALQLFHTRLSVSLQSSNFLNLGSTPTDYVGENKIRSEIESLTSRTIVRTSKREERKSRKKRLENPKILSSQLPSETNWQGPPFVSSMKGSKNRRCKRLAIAKKEAELSTGVKMISKLEQIRTALEMESGGVVSLSSWAEAAGVDEKMLQQQLHFGWHCQDELIRSTKSLVLYIARNYRGLGIALSDLLQAGKIGVLQGAERFDHTRGYRFSTYVQYWIRKSMSRLVARHARGIKVPCTLSKAINQIQKTRKAVTNSRGKYQDDNEIAKLTGLSLNKIRSASQCLRVVGSVDQKIGDSFQGKCLEFMADMSITTPEETVMRQHMRKDIHNLLAGLDSRERQVLILRYGFNNYQPKSLEEIGKLFRVSKEWIRKIEKKALTKLRNEEINRDLSHYLNLHTRVSS from the exons ATGGGTTTGGGTTTTGGTTTTAGGCTAAATCTCAAGTGGGGTTTTCCTCTTCACTCCCGTTTCCACTCTAATTCAACTTTCAAGCACATTTCAGCTTCTCCTG TTAGCGTCAAGGAGGCTTCTTTCAACACGGCAAGGCTGTCTTTCTTGTCTGTTACTTCTGAGGAAAGTGAGACTATTGGCAAAGATTCTCTTACAGCTTACGCCTTTTCGCCTTCATCTCCACAAATCTTGGAGGATGATTTATCAAAAATGGAAGAAATGAAG ATGCCTGCTAAAGAAAACATAAATGCATACAAGGCATCAAATTTCGGCTTATTGATGCAAAACCTTGGTGTTTTGGAGGAGAGTTTTTCTGATTCAGATgtgttaagattggaaaaaaagATTTTAATGCATCTTAGTAAGCTTGGAGCTCTCCAGTTATTTCATACTCGTTTGTCAGTGAGTCTTCAATCCTCAAACTTTTTGAACTTAGGTAGCACACCCACAGATTATGTTGGAGAAAATAAGATAAGAAGCGAAATTGAAAGCCTCACAAGCAGGACTATTGTTAGAACTAGTAAAAGGGAAGAAAGAAAATCAAGAAAAAAAAGACTGGAAAATCCAAAAATTCTGTCTTCTCAGCTGCCTTCAGAAACAAATTGGCAAGGTCCTCCTTTTGTTTCTTCTATGAAAGGATCTAAAAATAGAAGATGTAAAAGGCTCGCAATTGCAAAAAAGGAGGCAGAACTTTCAACTGGGGTGAAG ATGATTTCAAAGTTGGAGCAAATCAGAACAGCTTTGGAGATGGAAAGTGGTGGAGTTGTCAGCTTGAGTAGCTGGGCAGAAGCTGCTGGTGTTGATGAAAAGATGCTTCAGCAGCAACTGCATTTTGGTTGGCATTGTCAGGACGAGCTTATAAGGAGTACTAAGTCCTTAGTTCTATATATTGCAAGAAATTATAGGGGTCTAGGAATAGCCTTGAGTGATTTACTTCAG GCTGGAAAGATTGGTGTACTGCAAGGTGCAGAAAGATTTGACCATACAAGAGGTTACAGATTCTCAACTTATGTCCAATACTGGATAAGGAAATCAATGTCAAGGTTGGTGGCCCGGCATGCAAGAGGGATAAAAGTTCCG TGCACGTTAAGCAAGGCAATTAATCAGATACAGAAAACTAGAAAAGCGGTCACCAACAGTCGAGGCAAATATCAAGATGACAATGAAATTGCAAAGCTTACAGGCCTTTCGTTGAATAAAATCAGATCGGCTAGCCAATGCCTAAGAGTTGTGGGTTCAGTTGATCAGAAGATAGGAGACTCCTTTCAGGGAAAGTGCCTG GAGTTTATGGCAGATATGTCAATAACAACTCCTGAAGAAACTGTAATGAGGCAACACATGAGAAAAGATATCCATAATCTTCTAGCAGGCTTAGATTCAAGAGAGAGGCAAGTGTTAATTTTACGTTATGGCTTTAACAACTACCAGCCTAAATCGCTCGAGGAAATCGGGAAGCTTTTCCGGGTGAGCAAGGAGTGGATAAGAAAGATAGAAAAGAAAGCTCTAACAAAGCTGAGGAATGAAGAGATCAACAGAGATTTAAGCCATTACTTAAATTTACATACTAGAGTCTCTAGTTAA